The Ischnura elegans chromosome 10, ioIscEleg1.1, whole genome shotgun sequence genome contains the following window.
TATTATCTGAGGAGCTGAGTCAGGAAAAGAGATTCAGGTGTACCATGTATTTCAAACTAAGATAAAACAGTGGTTGATCTCAGATTGATATTGTGGCTATCTTAAAATCGTGCAATAATTGGCGACTAATTGTATGTCGGGCTTGGAATTGTGAGTAGCTGAACGTCGGTTGAAGTATTGAATGATGCTCTTGGGCTATACTTTTCTTTTATGGTCATCTGTTACCAGACTTCTTTTGATGTATTTTTACTTATGATGCATGACGGGAAGGATTAATTCGGTTTCTCTTGTTAGGTGTAGCAGGTGACGAAATATATCCCAAAACGAACGGGTTAACTTTTTTCTTCGGCGCCCACAATGCCCTGAGGCGAACTTTCTCCGGTAGCAACTGGGCACCCACTGCCTTGAATCGATAGTTAACCATTACGACTCAACGggctttcagtttttttattaatatttttgtcgtaataacattattgaaaatcttgtcgtaCCTCGCCGGCCTATTTATGGGAACATCTTTTATGTGCTCATCCAAGGTCCTGAAGTCGTTGGATAGAGTTGTCCCGTGCTATGCATCCACTCTCTGACATAAAATCCGGGGTGTAGTGAAGTTGGTACCGCAAAATTCGCCTCCTCCTTACTTAGCCTTCCTTAGGTTCTTAATTATAAACTTATTGCCATAATGTTTGAAAATGCATAGGGTGGGAgtccttggaaatattttttttctcctgaccTTCCGTAGTCTTCGACACCCTAATTTTGCAAATGCAATTACGCCACTGACTGTAAATGTTGTGAAAGGTGAACATCATCGTAAAAGAAGCCTTAAAAGTTGCGTGGCTCTTTCGAAAGAGTCAATTTCTTCCCCCTTAGATTCTCGTTACTTCTCATTCTGGAATTTCTTTCCGAAGCCAGAGGGGGCTTCTGTTCACGTATTCTTTGCATAAAAACTCCTGGCCGAAGCCTCAAGAATCTAACGATAGTGTCTGTTAGGAGGTGGTAAAGAATGACTCCCAGGTGATTCTGGATGTTTATGAAACTATAACCCTAGGAATTGAGacgtaatgataattttttgcttCATCCATGACGTCACCAGAGTAATCATGATAGTTAACTTTTAGTTTAATGTCTGAGGATATAATAAATTGTGTCAGTGGGGCTAGGTGAATTAGATTTCAATATACAAGCAGTAAAAGAAACGTAGAACTAATGTAAATACTTCATAGGTTTCTATGACTATCTCATACATGGCCTAATGAATGCCCTTGTTGTCTTAACTTTCCTTGTTATGCGGCCAAGTAGCGAGTTACCTTAAATGCACATATTTCCTAATTTATCATCCTTATTGTGGTGGGAATACACTCTTGAAAACTCCCGGCCGATGCTGATGTTATCGCAAGGGAAATGAGCAAGGTCGCCCGCTATTTCGACGCCATTAGCGCTGTGGTCTGTGTTGCGGCTGCGATAGTCCTGTCTCTTTTTTGTCAGTGAAATTCTTTCATTGGAAAATGTAACTACGTTATGCTGAAGAAACTGGTTATTTAGATAACCTTAGCTCTTACATCACAAGCTATTTTTTGGTCATCCGTCAATATTGCCGAAGTTGTGGATTGGGTATATGCGTAGGTTTAACTAGAAACGATTGCTTTTGGTGATAAACGAAATAGCATTACTTAAGCTAGTTATTGAGTGAAGTTTTGCTTAACTGTTTTTAGTGTTGAACCAGCTAAGGTGGATACGGGCGACCGTTGAAATCGGATAAAACTTACTTAAAAAGCAACTCGCCCCTTGGAAAAGAGGGTACCTCGTAATCCTCCCCGATAACATAATTTACATGAATGCTTTCATGATTTTTCCGTTACCATATAGTGCTTACATTATCTTTCCTCGCTATAACAGGCAGCCATCGACGAAATTATTTTGTTGTCTCCACCCATTTCACTGGACGTCAACTTCTCAAGGATGTGTAATCCtcactttttccaattttggtaattttgtcacaaatgtttttttttttttgacggcGAAAATGTCTTTATAGTATTGTGGAGGAAACATTAGTACCATGGTTGTGGGCAGATTGCCGGGAAAGTGGGAAAATATGTGACGATAAATGAGTGGCGAATCAATTCCGCGATAAATGCTCTCCTCCCAGGGGTGTAACTGGGTATCAGTCAGCCTATCGGAAAAGTCTTGGTTCGTATTAAAAGGaattgtataattatttatttattttatttttacaatgttatttTGTTACGACTTCATAGTACGCCCGAAGTTcagttttaagtttattttttcatgtagttCCCGTTAGCTTTAATAACCATTGAATATAGTTTTTTGTTCAGGAGTAGGGGATACGTGCGAAGCTAAGTATAGATATTCTTAATCCGGAGTGCTCCTTGGTTGGAATGCCACGTCAATGAACCCGCTCGCTAGTTCATAGTGAAATTTTAAGCCCACAATAAATCGTAATGCGACTGGATTTTAGAAACAGCAAAACGACGAACTCGTGATGAGAGCTCACTCCCGCCAAATCTCGCGATAAGTTAGCCATGTGTCAAGCCATGATAATCCGTCCGTGCTCTGTGATAATTatcgaacaaaaaaaaataaccctaCCCCCAGCGTCGTTTTCTGTCGACGGCATGGAGTTGGTTATAGGCAGCAGTAAATGCTTCGGCGAATTCTTTTCATCGTCGCATCCACGTGGTCGTCCCGAGTTTCCTCGTTTTACCGGCTTCGCTGCGCTGTTAACTCCGATCGAGTCGCGGAGCAAATTCTTGAGGGGAATGTTTACAGACGAGGGCATGTACCTTCCTGATAGCCACCGTCGGCCGTGTTTTTCAAGTCAAATATTTGCTCTTCTCCTCCGCCGAGCGCGAATCAGCTCCGGCTTCTCAAGCGAGCTAGTTTGAAAAGCTCCTCGCACGAATATAAATCCAGGACCTTCGTCGGAAGACGGCGTGCTTCATGGGAGCGTCTGCGTGCTAACGAAGGTTTCTAGATAACAGCTCGTATTCTAGGGAACTCGTTACTGAACTTAACTTATTTCTTAGAGCCTCCATGTTTCCCAGGGGCTTAGCGCGATCCACGGGGTTTGTCGCAAACTGTCGAAGAGGTAGGAAGGGAATTCATACGTAAGAAGTAGCATCGGCCCTACTGATGTTAGTAACGTTTTCTGTGGAGAGGAATAATTTATTATGATGTAGTGTAATGCTTCTCTGGGCATCTTGCCGTCATATAGGTTAGAGCTGTGCCGATGAGTTTTAAGTTTAAGGAACATGAACCCTTCTTCATGTTTGAGTAAGAAGTAAGAAATATCTTgcaaatataaacataatttattataaatcaaattaatttgGTTTCGttgacataattttattaatagtgGATGCCGCTCgttactgatatttttattgtttaaaagtatttactTATATTATCGTGATGTGAAGAGAATCTTCTGCAATATTACAGAGTCTGCACACCCTCGTGGCGCCTCGTGTTCTTGCGCATGCGCGTTTCGGATTGTTTCCCTCCACATTTCGTCTGCGTCCCGCGCGCGTCTCGCCCTTGCGTGTTTTGTCGGCGGTGTCCCCCTCTCTCGGGAGGCGTGGCGAAGCTACTCCCCTGACTGGCGCGGAGCGGCGAGTTGCCCCTCCCCACACGCCCCACTCTTGTCGCGTTTTGTTTGCCGGTTTGCGCTTTCTGTCTGTCAACTGTTTCtgtcgtgttttttttcattcccgcCCTGTTATCACTTCCTTGCTTCGTCTCGAGATAACGTCGATCCCGGCCTGCGCgtaaagaagatggagaagaatggTCTTTCCTTCCTCCATTCACGGGTCGCAGGCTTCCCTGATATTCGCCTCAAGCGACGAGTAAACATGTCTTCCACGCGGAATTCATCACCCACCCGGAACATGACGTTAAAACTGCGCTCAAGTGGGGTTGGTGTCATGGAATTGTTCAATTTCgagtgaaaaatatgtttatcgTCACTGGAAATGCTAACTTGGCGGAAGTTTCCTCATAATCAATTTATTCCCAAGAACTGAACCCCATTCTGTCCTCCAGTCAAGTAGAATTTGTCAAATGGTTTATTATTGAGGTAGCGTGTGTTCATTCCtgtgaattaaaatgaaagtgattGTTTCAAGTCCCCAATAACATGTCAGTTGCATGTCATCTCAATACTAATTCTCTGCCAAGTCCGATTACCACAGCATATAGATTTTCGATTGACAAGTTGGTGGTATGGGCGAATTAAAGGAGGGTTGCGAGGAAATAATGTATCGCTGTGCTCTGGCGAATGGTTAAGTACCCCTAATCAAGGCGGAAATTCGTAAATGCTTCGAGATCTTCTCATCTTTGTATTTTTAAAGTGATttgtaatttaattaaaaaaatatattctcgttTTTTACACAGCTTTTATGTAAAAGAACCGTTTAAAATCCCAAGTTTTACGTTACTTCTCGAAAATATTTAGGCCGAATGCTCCTGGATCAACTGGATCGAACTCTATACTTCGCCCTCCCCAGAGACCTCAAAACTtagtatgtaataaaaatttcatccgcCAGTGGATTCCGGCTACTTCTAAGTCGAGGAATTGTGAAATTGCGCAATATCGAGCTTGTAATTCGAAAACGAGATGGCTTGTGTGCCTTAAAAGTAATCATCACTCATAACGACAGTGCTGGTGTTCCTGGTAAACCCTGTTAATTTTCACTGCTGGATATTGCTACAGACAATCATCGCGGGGGTGCACTCCGATGAATGAAATTCTTTGGATAAGTCTTAATCACATAGGCGCTTAAGTTGAATAGTCCATGCTCGGAAACAAGTACcactaatttaattttcaatcacgAAATTGGGaactaatatattatataatgctgcattgaatttcatttggGCACTGGTATTCGGATGGTCGTCCTCCGTCCAAAGTTTACCTCGCCAAAAAGTTGTCAAGATCCGCCTGTGTGCGCTTTCCATGACAGCAGGTCTCGCCTCTATCACCTACCGGAATGTGTTTCTGGCGTATTCTAATAATAGTTTTATGTCTCCTGTATCTCTGTTCTCGTATTTAacatctttttctctctctcccatctCCCCGTCTTCTTGCAGGCTGCAAGATCAAGGCCCTGAGAGCTAAGACTAACACCTACATCAAGACGCCGGTGCGGGGGGAGGAGCCGGTGTTCGTTGTCACGGGTCGCAAGGAGGACGTCGCCAAGGCCAAGCGGGAGATCCTCTCGGCCGCCGAACACTTCTCGCAGATCCGGGCCTCTCGCAAGAGCACCCTAGGGGGCGGCGGGGTCGGAGGCGTCGGGGGCGGCGTGGGGACGGGGGGCGGGACGGTTCCCGGGCCCCCGGCCAACGTCCCCGGACACGTGACCATCCAGGTCCGCGTGCCGTACCGCGTCGTGGGCCTTGTAGTCGGTCCTAAAGGGGCCACCATCAAGCGGATCCAGCACCAGACGCACACCTACATCGTGACCCCTTCGAGGGACAAGGAGCCCGTCTTCGAGGTGACGGGCCTGCCCGAGAGCGTGGAGACTGCGCGGAAGGAGATCGAGGCCCACATAGCGGTGCGTACTGGCGGGGGCGTCGGCAGCGGAGGCGGGGGCGGCGGCGGAGGAGCCGTGCCGTGCTCCCCAGGGGACTTCGCCGTGGACGACGCGGGAGACAGGGGAGGGATGGTGGGGGAGGAGATCCTAGCGTCCCTCTACAAGAACGGTTTGGGGTTTCTGTACCCTAACATCAAGGCGGACTTGGCCTCGCGGGTCTGCGGGAAGGGACCCTTCCCAAGGGCCCCTCCTGACGTGGCCTACACGACGTCCTCCCTTCTGGACTCGACCCCCATGGACAGCGTCCTCTTCCCATCTGACTTCTCTTCGTCTCTCTCCGGGGGCGGTTCTTCGTCTTCATCTACGTCGAGCTCGTCCTCGACCTCCGGGGGCATAGCCACCACCAACGGCACATTCGGTACAAGCGGAACGCCTTGGGGAGGGCTGGACAGGGACGAGGGGCTGGGGGAAAGTCCATCGTTCGAGGGCCCACCGTCCGGGCCATGGTCGGATCTGAAGACGGGCCCTGCGGGGAGGTTCTCGCCCACCATCGTGAGCGCGGCTGAGCCATCCTCCCCGCACCTGCCGGCGCGGAGGGTCGGGTCTGACCCTTTGGGAGTGACGGCCGTGGGGACCTCAGTGTCTCCAACGGATTCGGTGGGGTCCCTGGCGAGCATCGGGAGCGGAGGTGCTGCACCCGGCGGCGGGAGGAGGGAGTGCGTGGTTTGCTGCGAACGGGAGGTGGTGGCCGCGCTGGTACCCTGTGGTCACAACCTCTTCTGCATGGAGTGTGGGCAGAGGCTTTGCTCGAGGGCAGATGCCCACTGCCCCGTCTGCCAGCATCCAGTGAAGCAGGCCATCCGCATCTTCTCGTAAAGGGGGCAAGGGTGAGGAAAAAGATATGAGggttttaaaaaaaagtgaacggAGATATTGATATATGATTTGAGGGAAGTGTTTTTGAGTGGTGAAGTTCTTTGTTTCCCTTCTTGGGGGGCTGAATATATAAGAAGGCGAGAGGAGAGAGTAATATAGTGTACGCATATGGAGGTCGTTTTTGTTTTCTGGTGTCTTGTGTCTGTGTGTGGGAGGCCCCAATCGGGGTCCTCACAAAGAGAAGGCCTCCAAGCTATGTCATCGACACTATATATACCTCCTCCCGCTCCTTGCATTTCTGTAAGCTGCTGTTTTAAGGACCTATCCCTCTCAATACCTCCCGCCATGACCCGCTCCAGATTGAAGTCTACCCACCAAGTTTCAGAACACCAATCCCACCTTTTTTTAATCCACAAGTGTTGTTTGTGTATGTGGAGGAACCAGAAGAGATgtctccccccccctctcttccCTGTGAATCGTGAACTAGGGAGAGCCACGAGAGAGATTCATGGTTCTCCGCCAGAATCCAGTATCCCCCCTAATCTGTTAAGAAATCTCATTTGCCTCCCCATTTTTCCCACCAGTCCCCCAATCTCAAGAAgattattcccccccccccctcaaaagtGGAGATTTGGAGGAGGATAATCACCAAACATGTCTCGTCCGGCAACGCGGTGTGTGTTGTGTCTTGGATGTGGTGTACTTTGAAGCTGACAAGAAGGAAACGAGGCGCCCGTCGTAATATATAAGCGCTGGCAGAATACAAAAATGGGGGGGCAACTACCCGATtttggaagagaaaattttatacaacgaaagagtaaattatttaaaatctatattttatgttaccttttttgttgaatatttagTTTTGAATGTGTGGATGGTTAAAACTCCTTTTCATCGCCGGTACATTCTGTGAACGTtctcaaaacaaaaaaacaaaaacaggaaTAATTATGAAACTTAAATCCAGTTTTGCATGCTTCATTACGATCCACAATGTGGGGATGTTTGAATCGGCTGACAAGCCCTCCTCAGTGTGCAGAGGGAAGGTCGTCACAATTTATGTACGAATGCATACTATATCACACATTTTAAGagtattaagatattttaatgagATTTAGATTTTTGTATTATGTGTGTGAGCGTGACTGTGTGGGTGTGTGTAGATAACTTGtactaaaaaaagacaaaatgttgTAGAAAATAGTCTCTTTTgagatttctttttcaatttttttctcgggaatttaaatttatgataggcaattcataattatttaaatatgatataaacaataagtaatttaatgaagttataataatataataaaaacggTTAAATGAAACAGCACTCAGTCTGACAGAGGACGAAAGCATCTACCACTAGTTCTTAATTCTGCGGAAGGGCTGTGATTCTTATAACTGCCATCGGAAAATCGGGAGCCGGACTGCCCTCTATAGGAAGACTCAACCATACTAGGACGCGTAGTAAATGTGTGCGTTTTTTGAGCCCtccatatatatatttacaaGTGTGTAATATATATGTGTGTCTACAATCCCCtttgaaaagagttaaaaaaaaattcacccg
Protein-coding sequences here:
- the LOC124166987 gene encoding RNA-binding protein MEX3B is translated as MPASLFPDMDRNNSGLEDQRALQLAFELSMLGLSDASTTTEHETLNTTYDEARGKKSQNMTECVPVPSSEHVAEIVGRQGCKIKALRAKTNTYIKTPVRGEEPVFVVTGRKEDVAKAKREILSAAEHFSQIRASRKSTLGGGGVGGVGGGVGTGGGTVPGPPANVPGHVTIQVRVPYRVVGLVVGPKGATIKRIQHQTHTYIVTPSRDKEPVFEVTGLPESVETARKEIEAHIAVRTGGGVGSGGGGGGGGAVPCSPGDFAVDDAGDRGGMVGEEILASLYKNGLGFLYPNIKADLASRVCGKGPFPRAPPDVAYTTSSLLDSTPMDSVLFPSDFSSSLSGGGSSSSSTSSSSSTSGGIATTNGTFGTSGTPWGGLDRDEGLGESPSFEGPPSGPWSDLKTGPAGRFSPTIVSAAEPSSPHLPARRVGSDPLGVTAVGTSVSPTDSVGSLASIGSGGAAPGGGRRECVVCCEREVVAALVPCGHNLFCMECGQRLCSRADAHCPVCQHPVKQAIRIFS